From Deinococcus betulae, the proteins below share one genomic window:
- a CDS encoding endonuclease MutS2: MSFDARALSALDFPRVLSALAERSATTLGAERARALRPSDDGTRIARELDEVEDALFGVSLSLGGIQDIRDLHARAQEGRVLAGQELLNAAYSLDGAMTVKRAIQANSRGPLREVAQDLGDHSELVRRVLSALDRDGAVRDDASPRLRDLRKRIEPLRGRIREKLAATLDKWADVLQEHIVTIRRDRYVLPVQASRVGQVQGIIVDASATGQTYFVEPAAVTQLNNELTRLILDEEAEVRRILTELSGLLASDSAVPLTLAAVGELDLIAAKAKLARDWRLNRPEEARAGEYDLREVRHPLIENPVANNLMLGETRLLLITGPNMGGKTATIKTLGLAVLMHQCGLYVAAASARLPVVRDVLVDIGDEQSIEASLSTFASHLKHLRYVLRHAAPDTLVLVDELGSGTDPNEGAALAQAMIETLLAQDARGVITSHLSPLKLFALETPGLKNASMGFDLETLAPTYALQVGQPGRSFALAIAQRMGLPEDVLARAETLLGPDAGLMERMLEGLERERAELRAQLETATGARQHTEAELGRVRAERETLESRRNEMLAEASQKAESLYADAVERVRTLRARAQEDSARPRVMQELRELRVAAQKARPAPLVREERGDPIRVGSRVDVPAYNAAGQVLELRGDDLVVQLGVMKVGVKRRDVRLKPEVAPVAAGAPKTRGPRFTGTTASTFQNELQLRGLGVEEAVEELRAAILEAHALKESPLRVVHGKGQGVLRRLLRDYLKGEKRVESFHDAEANQGGHGVTIVNIRR; this comes from the coding sequence ATGTCCTTCGATGCCCGCGCCCTGTCTGCCCTGGATTTCCCCCGCGTACTGTCGGCCCTGGCCGAGCGCAGCGCCACCACGCTGGGGGCCGAGCGCGCCCGCGCCCTGCGGCCCAGCGACGACGGGACGCGGATTGCGCGCGAGCTGGACGAGGTCGAGGACGCGCTGTTTGGCGTCAGTCTGAGCCTGGGCGGAATTCAGGATATCCGCGACCTGCACGCCCGCGCCCAGGAAGGCCGGGTGCTGGCCGGCCAGGAACTCCTGAACGCGGCGTATTCGCTGGACGGGGCCATGACGGTCAAGCGCGCCATTCAGGCCAATTCGCGCGGGCCACTGCGCGAAGTGGCGCAGGACCTGGGGGACCACAGCGAACTGGTGCGCCGGGTGCTGTCGGCCCTGGACCGGGACGGCGCCGTGCGCGATGACGCCAGCCCCCGCCTGCGCGACCTGCGCAAACGCATCGAGCCGCTGCGGGGCCGCATCCGTGAAAAACTGGCCGCCACCCTGGACAAATGGGCCGATGTCCTTCAGGAACACATCGTCACCATTCGCCGCGACCGCTACGTGCTGCCGGTGCAGGCCAGCCGCGTGGGTCAGGTGCAGGGCATCATCGTGGACGCCAGCGCGACCGGACAGACGTATTTTGTGGAACCGGCGGCCGTGACCCAGCTGAACAACGAACTCACGCGCCTGATTCTCGACGAGGAAGCCGAGGTCAGGCGCATTCTCACGGAGCTGTCGGGCCTGTTGGCCTCTGACAGTGCGGTGCCCCTCACCCTCGCAGCGGTGGGCGAACTGGACCTGATTGCCGCCAAGGCCAAGCTGGCGCGCGACTGGCGCCTGAACCGGCCCGAGGAGGCCAGGGCGGGCGAGTACGACCTGCGCGAGGTCCGTCACCCCCTGATCGAGAACCCGGTGGCGAACAACCTCATGCTGGGCGAGACCCGGCTGCTGCTGATTACCGGCCCCAACATGGGCGGCAAGACCGCCACCATCAAGACCCTGGGGCTGGCGGTGCTGATGCACCAGTGCGGCCTGTATGTGGCGGCGGCCAGCGCACGGCTGCCGGTGGTGCGCGACGTGCTGGTGGACATTGGCGACGAGCAGAGCATCGAGGCCAGCCTGTCGACCTTCGCTTCGCACCTCAAGCACCTGCGTTACGTGCTGCGCCACGCCGCACCTGACACCCTGGTGCTGGTGGACGAACTGGGGTCCGGCACCGACCCCAACGAGGGCGCGGCGCTGGCCCAGGCCATGATTGAGACCCTGCTGGCCCAGGACGCGCGCGGGGTGATTACCTCTCACCTCTCGCCGCTGAAGTTGTTTGCCCTGGAAACGCCAGGCCTGAAAAATGCCTCTATGGGCTTTGACCTGGAGACTCTGGCGCCCACCTACGCCTTACAGGTGGGGCAGCCAGGGCGTTCTTTTGCGCTGGCGATTGCCCAGCGGATGGGACTGCCAGAAGATGTGCTGGCCCGCGCCGAGACACTGCTGGGCCCGGACGCCGGCCTGATGGAACGCATGCTGGAAGGGCTGGAGCGTGAGCGGGCCGAGTTGCGCGCCCAACTGGAGACCGCCACCGGCGCCCGCCAGCACACCGAGGCCGAACTGGGCCGCGTCCGGGCCGAGCGGGAAACTCTGGAAAGCCGCCGCAACGAGATGCTGGCCGAGGCCTCTCAGAAAGCCGAATCGCTGTATGCCGACGCCGTCGAGCGGGTGCGGACCCTGCGTGCCCGTGCCCAGGAAGACAGCGCCCGCCCCCGCGTCATGCAGGAGTTGCGCGAGCTGCGGGTGGCCGCCCAGAAGGCCCGCCCCGCGCCTCTGGTGCGCGAGGAACGTGGCGACCCTATCCGGGTGGGCAGCCGGGTAGACGTGCCTGCCTACAACGCCGCTGGGCAGGTCCTGGAGCTGCGCGGCGACGACCTGGTGGTGCAGCTGGGCGTGATGAAGGTGGGGGTCAAGCGCCGCGACGTGCGCCTGAAGCCCGAGGTGGCGCCAGTGGCTGCTGGGGCGCCCAAGACCCGTGGACCGCGCTTTACGGGCACCACCGCCAGCACCTTTCAGAACGAGCTGCAACTGCGCGGCCTGGGTGTGGAAGAAGCTGTGGAAGAACTACGCGCCGCCATTCTGGAAGCCCACGCCTTGAAAGAAAGCCCCCTGCGCGTGGTGCACGGCAAGGGGCAGGGCGTCCTGCGCAGGCTCCTGCGGGACTACCTGAAAGGCGAGAAGCGGGTGGAGTCCTTTCACGACGCCGAGGCCAACCAGGGCGGCCATGGCGTCACCATCGTGAATATCCGGCGCTGA
- a CDS encoding replication-associated recombination protein A has protein sequence MTLFDPPAPLAERLRPRTVAEVMGQTHLLGPGKPLTRVLASGRLGSLILWGPPGVGKTTLARLLAGEVGAHFIALSAVSAGVKDVRDAVAEAERLRGRGQRTVLFLDEIHRFNKAQQDALLPHVESGLLTLIGATTENPSFEVNPALRSRARTLVLQALTHEEVRGLLDRALTDDRGLPGVTAQPEALDLLARLAEGDARRALSTLEVASSLANPVTPEAVTEAFGRHLPQMDKNGEDFYNLISALHKSVRASHVDASLYWLARMVEGGADPLYVARRIVRMAAEDIGLADPQALRLAIAARDTAEFLGSPEGDLALAQAVVYLALAPKSNSVYVAWKNALNAVRDDESLPIPLHLRNAPTALMRQQGYGQGYAYYFDDPEGSFAQSYLPDGAELDLYAPTGEGWEARVEGRWRKLKEAHGEETD, from the coding sequence GTGACGCTCTTTGATCCGCCGGCTCCTCTGGCCGAACGCCTGCGGCCCCGCACTGTGGCCGAGGTGATGGGCCAGACGCACCTGCTGGGGCCAGGCAAACCGCTGACGCGCGTGCTGGCGTCGGGGCGGCTGGGCAGCCTGATTCTGTGGGGGCCGCCCGGCGTGGGCAAAACCACTCTGGCGCGGCTGCTGGCCGGCGAGGTCGGCGCACACTTTATTGCCCTGTCCGCCGTTAGCGCAGGCGTCAAGGACGTGCGTGACGCGGTGGCCGAGGCCGAGCGGCTGCGCGGGCGTGGGCAGCGCACCGTGCTGTTTCTGGATGAGATTCACCGCTTCAACAAGGCCCAGCAGGACGCCCTGTTGCCGCACGTTGAGTCGGGCCTGCTGACCCTGATCGGCGCGACCACCGAGAATCCCAGCTTTGAGGTCAACCCGGCCCTGCGCAGCCGCGCCCGCACCCTGGTCTTGCAGGCCCTGACCCATGAGGAAGTGCGCGGCCTGCTGGACCGCGCCCTGACCGATGACCGGGGCCTGCCCGGCGTCACGGCGCAGCCTGAAGCCCTGGACCTGCTGGCCCGCCTGGCCGAAGGGGACGCCCGCCGCGCCCTCAGTACCCTGGAAGTCGCCAGCAGCCTCGCCAATCCGGTCACACCTGAGGCCGTCACCGAGGCGTTTGGCCGCCACCTGCCGCAGATGGACAAGAACGGCGAGGATTTCTACAACCTGATTTCGGCGCTGCACAAGAGCGTGCGGGCCTCTCATGTGGACGCCAGCCTGTACTGGTTGGCCCGCATGGTAGAGGGCGGGGCAGACCCCCTGTACGTGGCCCGCCGGATTGTGCGGATGGCCGCCGAGGACATCGGCCTGGCCGACCCCCAGGCCCTGCGGCTGGCCATCGCCGCGCGCGACACGGCCGAGTTTCTGGGCAGCCCCGAAGGTGACCTGGCACTGGCACAGGCGGTGGTGTATCTGGCGCTGGCGCCCAAGAGCAACAGCGTGTATGTGGCCTGGAAAAATGCACTGAACGCGGTGCGGGATGACGAATCACTTCCCATTCCGCTGCACCTCCGCAACGCCCCCACCGCCCTGATGCGCCAGCAGGGGTACGGCCAGGGCTACGCGTACTACTTTGACGACCCCGAGGGCTCTTTTGCCCAGTCGTATTTGCCAGACGGCGCAGAACTGGACTTATACGCCCCCACCGGCGAGGGCTGGGAGGCGCGGGTGGAAGGGCGCTGGCGCAAGCTGAAAGAGGCACACGGGGAAGAAACAGACTAA
- a CDS encoding NUDIX domain-containing protein, giving the protein MPDYIAELRAQIGQRPVNLMGACGLIRDEQGHLLLQRLAGQEVWALPGGLCELGEPPLETLRREVWEETALTVQAASLLDLLTTPLRTVANGDQAHFYTAMYRVDAWTGVPVPDGVEGAELAFFAPTALPTLRGQPGEFARVWLAGL; this is encoded by the coding sequence ATGCCCGACTACATCGCTGAATTACGCGCCCAGATTGGACAGCGCCCCGTCAATCTGATGGGGGCGTGTGGCCTGATTCGGGATGAGCAGGGCCACCTTCTCCTTCAGCGGTTGGCGGGGCAAGAGGTCTGGGCGTTGCCCGGCGGCCTGTGCGAGCTTGGCGAGCCGCCTCTGGAGACCCTGCGGCGCGAAGTCTGGGAGGAAACGGCGCTGACCGTGCAGGCCGCCAGCCTTCTGGACCTGCTGACCACGCCGCTGCGGACAGTCGCCAACGGCGACCAGGCCCATTTTTATACGGCGATGTACCGTGTGGATGCCTGGACAGGGGTGCCTGTGCCGGACGGCGTGGAGGGGGCAGAGCTGGCCTTTTTCGCCCCGACGGCCCTCCCCACCTTGCGTGGCCAACCCGGCGAGTTTGCGCGGGTGTGGCTAGCCGGGCTCTAG
- a CDS encoding App1 family protein — protein MNPVKTALKTIQPVLERLILVIDRAFSGYVQPRRARGKLILQPYVGWGTPQYVELTGRVLLPRTVAPARKADRRLQNAQNILRRLFSREVAGVKVRGTMDGVTVDNVSDSDGYFTLIFSPTSPLGGGWHQVSLNIEGREVSATARVQVVAQARFGVISDLDDTVIQSDVTSITRMLSTVLTGNARTRLPFPGVGALYRALTRDGEARNPIFYVSSSPWNLFDLLWQFLDYRRIPLGPMFLRNWGMDLLGGHGGYKHGVIERIFQRFPDLPFVLVGDSGEKDPEIYAEVVQRHPNRVLAVYIRDVTEATRDEGVMKLREEVRRAGVDLVLAADSLNAASHAMAMGLITADEYRSVLTSVARTYET, from the coding sequence ATGAATCCGGTCAAGACCGCCCTCAAGACGATTCAGCCGGTGCTGGAGCGCCTCATCCTGGTGATCGACCGGGCCTTTAGCGGCTATGTGCAGCCCCGGCGGGCGCGCGGCAAGCTGATTTTGCAGCCCTATGTGGGCTGGGGAACCCCCCAGTACGTCGAGCTGACCGGCCGCGTGCTGCTGCCGCGCACCGTTGCTCCGGCGCGCAAGGCCGACCGCCGCCTGCAAAATGCCCAGAACATCCTGCGCCGCCTGTTCTCGCGGGAGGTGGCGGGCGTCAAGGTGCGCGGCACGATGGACGGCGTCACTGTCGACAATGTCAGTGACAGTGACGGCTATTTCACCCTGATTTTCTCGCCCACCTCGCCCCTGGGCGGCGGCTGGCATCAGGTCAGCCTGAACATCGAGGGCCGCGAGGTCAGCGCCACGGCCCGCGTGCAGGTGGTGGCCCAGGCCCGCTTTGGCGTCATCAGTGACCTGGACGACACGGTGATTCAGTCTGACGTGACTAGCATCACGCGGATGCTGAGCACCGTCCTGACGGGCAACGCGCGCACCCGATTGCCCTTTCCGGGGGTGGGCGCACTGTACCGGGCGCTGACCCGCGACGGCGAGGCCCGCAACCCGATTTTCTATGTGTCCAGCAGTCCCTGGAATCTGTTTGACCTGCTGTGGCAGTTTCTGGATTACCGCCGCATTCCGCTGGGGCCGATGTTTCTGCGCAACTGGGGCATGGACCTGCTGGGGGGGCACGGGGGGTACAAGCACGGCGTCATCGAACGCATCTTTCAGCGCTTTCCTGACCTGCCTTTCGTGTTGGTGGGCGACAGCGGCGAGAAAGACCCCGAGATTTACGCTGAGGTCGTCCAGCGCCACCCCAACCGCGTGCTGGCGGTGTACATCCGCGACGTGACCGAGGCCACCCGCGACGAGGGCGTGATGAAGCTGCGCGAGGAGGTGCGCCGGGCGGGGGTGGACCTTGTGCTGGCGGCCGACAGCCTGAACGCCGCCAGTCACGCGATGGCGATGGGCCTGATTACGGCGGATGAGTACCGCAGCGTCCTGACCAGTGTGGCCCGGACCTACGAGACCTGA